The Alistipes finegoldii DSM 17242 DNA segment GCGCTCTGCGCGGCGAGCGTCGTGGCCGCGAGCGACATGGGCTATATCTATTCGGTATCGGGCGACGGCAAAATGGTCGCGCTCAACACCGACGGCGCCAAGGTATGGGAATACGACGCCATGGCAAAAGACGGCGTATACCTCAAGAGCGAAATCTCCTATCCTTCGGTGGACACCGACGGCACGGTTTACTGGGTGGCGCACGGATACGGCGGCTCCTCGTCGGCATCGCTCGTCTATGCGTTCGACGGCGCGACGGGTTCGGTGCTCTGGAAGAACACGACGGCCTACGCCCCGGCGGCGCGCATCGCCTTCTCGACGCCCTGCATCAGTCCGAGCATGGTCATCGTCGGCAGCCGCGGCACCAACGGCGCGATCCGCGGATTCGAGAAGGGCACCGGCAAGAACACCGCTACGGCCACCCCGGCCAACGGCGGCGGCACCTCCGGCACGATCGCGCTCAAGAACGGCGTGGTGATCTTCACCAACACCGCCCAGTACGGCTACGGCATCATGGTTCCCGACGCATCGTTCGTCTGGTCGCCGGTTCCGACCTCCGACACGTTCGCTCCCAACAAGATTCTCTCGGCCGGCCGCTGCCAGCCCTGCGTCGATGCCGACAACTGCGTCTACCTTCCCGGCATCGCCGAAGGATCGGGCACTTGGAACCTCGCGAGCTTCGACTGCACGAACCTCACCGCATCGTCGAAGAAGACCCCGAAATGGAGCGTGAACCTGCCCGACGGATTCCAGCAGACGGGCGCATCGCTCAGCGCCGACGGCACGACGCTCTACATCGTCGCCGACAAGGCCACCCCCTCGGTGGTCTACGCGCTGAACACCTCGAACGGTTCGACCCGCTGGTCGTACACGCTCGACGCGGCAAGCAACAGCATCCCGGCCGTCGATAATCTCGGCCAGATCCACCTCTGCACCAAGACGGGCGATTACGTCGTGCTGAGCGCCGAGGGCGAACTCCGCTACAAGGAGCATCTGGCCGACTCGGTGGACGGCTCGCCGACGATCTCCGAATGGGGCTACTCCTACTTCCTCGGCAAGGACTCGGCGGCAGGTGCGCTCAAGGTTTACTCCGTAGCGCTGCCCGGCGTCACTTCGCCCGCAGCTTCGGCGTGGTCGCAGTACGGACAGAACGCACGTCACAGCAACTACCAGAAATAACCGAATGTAGAATTCCGGAGGGGCGGCGGTCCGCAGGGCCGCCCCGCCTTCCGGGAAATATAAGGAACCTGAACATGAAAAAAACAATAATTCTCGCGATGTTCGCGGCGCTCTGCACCCTGACAGCCGGATGCGCCGACGATTTCAAAACGGTACTCAACGACAAGTACTACGAGGACGACACGCCCTCCCGCGAACCCGACATCACCGAGCAGACGCTCACGCTCGGCAGCTACAACCTCTGGATTTCGAGCAAGGGCACGGGCGACTACCTGTGGACCAACCGCCGCACGGTGCTGGCGCAGTCGATCGTCAAAAACAAATGGGACATCTTCGGCTTCCAAGAGGCCAACGGAACGATCCAGAACGAGCTGCCGACGCTCGTCGGGCAGCAAGGCGGCAAATACGAATGGTGGTTCGTGGGCCGCGACTCGCAGGACGGCGTCAGCGGCGAAGCGCTGGGCATCGCCTACAACCCCGAACGTTTCGAGCTGACCGACAAGCACTTCTTCTGGATTTCGCCCACGCCCGACGAAATGAGCTACGGCTGGGACGAGCTGGGCTATCACCGCATCGCCGCCTGCGCCATGGTGACCGACAAACTGTATAACAAGCAGTTCTTTATGATGGTCACCCACGCCCCGCTGGGCGCCACGGCGCGCGCCGAGGGCGCCAAACTGCTGATCGAGCGCGAAAAGATGTATAACCCCGACGGCATCCCCTCGATTCTGGTCGGCGACATGAACGCCGCCATGGACGACGCCTCGTCGAAGACGCTCCGCACCCATTGGAACGACTCGTTCCTCACGGTGGAATCGGATTTCATCAGCGGTCCCGTCGGCACCTTCAACGGCCACAAAATCACAGCCGACCTCACGCAGGCCACGGCGCGCATCGACTACATCTACTCGCGCGGCGACGTGGAGCTAAAATCCTACAAGGTGGACAACACCGTTTACGGCAACATCTACCCTTCGGACCACTGCCCCCTGACGATTCAGTTCGACACCGACTACGAGAAACCCGCACCCGACGTGGTCGAGGGTTCCGGAACGGCCGCGGACCCGTGGCAGCTCAACTCCGTGAGCGACTGGAACACGGTCGCCGCGTCGATCAACCGGCAGGCCGAAGACGCCGTCTACACATCGGCGGCCTACTACCGTCTCACGGCCGACATCGACTTCGACAACAAGAACCTCACGCCGATCTCCTTCACGGCCGACAACACGATCTACTTCGAGGGCGAATTCGATGGTGCGGGACATAAGCTCCTCAATGTGAAGATCGTCGCTCCGGGCA contains these protein-coding regions:
- a CDS encoding PKD domain-containing protein is translated as MKRILSYLSIVLLSASVACSDSSEMDKAYNSVITPGFTFGEEEIIAGITPVTFTNTTTAEGTTVSEYFWHFGFAGEGNWSEEAAPDPIVYNRPGDYTVTLTAWGADGNRATTTRTITVLADNVLPTADFSYSPQMISIGTTVTFTDKSTDSDGEIVSREWLFPDGTTSTDINATYTFEQMGMFNVQLTVTDDRGGSNSTSKAINVRAGDVNAFTLLWSTAVASADALCAASVVAASDMGYIYSVSGDGKMVALNTDGAKVWEYDAMAKDGVYLKSEISYPSVDTDGTVYWVAHGYGGSSSASLVYAFDGATGSVLWKNTTAYAPAARIAFSTPCISPSMVIVGSRGTNGAIRGFEKGTGKNTATATPANGGGTSGTIALKNGVVIFTNTAQYGYGIMVPDASFVWSPVPTSDTFAPNKILSAGRCQPCVDADNCVYLPGIAEGSGTWNLASFDCTNLTASSKKTPKWSVNLPDGFQQTGASLSADGTTLYIVADKATPSVVYALNTSNGSTRWSYTLDAASNSIPAVDNLGQIHLCTKTGDYVVLSAEGELRYKEHLADSVDGSPTISEWGYSYFLGKDSAAGALKVYSVALPGVTSPAASAWSQYGQNARHSNYQK
- a CDS encoding endonuclease/exonuclease/phosphatase family protein, whose amino-acid sequence is MKKTIILAMFAALCTLTAGCADDFKTVLNDKYYEDDTPSREPDITEQTLTLGSYNLWISSKGTGDYLWTNRRTVLAQSIVKNKWDIFGFQEANGTIQNELPTLVGQQGGKYEWWFVGRDSQDGVSGEALGIAYNPERFELTDKHFFWISPTPDEMSYGWDELGYHRIAACAMVTDKLYNKQFFMMVTHAPLGATARAEGAKLLIEREKMYNPDGIPSILVGDMNAAMDDASSKTLRTHWNDSFLTVESDFISGPVGTFNGHKITADLTQATARIDYIYSRGDVELKSYKVDNTVYGNIYPSDHCPLTIQFDTDYEKPAPDVVEGSGTAADPWQLNSVSDWNTVAASINRQAEDAVYTSAAYYRLTADIDFDNKNLTPISFTADNTIYFEGEFDGAGHKLLNVKIVAPGKSCGVFGANKGTIRDLAVEGALSTEFEIAGGIVGINAGVIDGATFKGDITGGTGAKTIGGIAGQNKGTLVNCANLGGTMKTDAPKDPNMGGIVGQIAKGDDGLGRYVINCYSRVDQLEAKHNDVGGIAGIVSDDSFVINCYSTVEKITANSSYASVVGYSKKGNLQNIYGNSACPSKSAANSAVGSDKAAGTVWKKTTFALLSLDEMKSGAVTVPSSGESCANFAAALNAGATLFNDTPAATLPGKPDVVLRKWTASESYPVLEK